The proteins below come from a single Gammaproteobacteria bacterium genomic window:
- a CDS encoding efflux RND transporter permease subunit encodes MNLTRLSLSNPVAVVVAVILAILFGLISLSRLPIQLTPEVERPQITISTVWRAAAPKEVESEIVEPQENVLRGLPGMTELLAKAQRSRGEITITFGVGTDLRRSLIEVMNRLNRVPRYPDDAEEPVISSIGGRSRAVAWFIFKPVQGNDREIASYHDFLEEVVQTRFERVPGVALSEVRGGREKEVRITFDPYKTASLGIELPKVASLAGGAKDISGGFADVGKRRYTVRYAGAYKVADLENMVLDWRDGQPVLLRDVATVELRLRDRDSFVIQNGERAMAVNAHRETGVNMLEVMAGLKQAAQELEQGPLQRAGLRMQQVYDETIYIHRSMNMVQTNLLLGIILAVVVLWWFFRRFRATMMVAIAIPACVISSFIVLDAAGRTINVISLAGLAFAVGMVLDAAIVVLESIVRLREKGVDSQTAALQGTSKVWGALLASTATTAAIFLPVVFLRDEAGQLFADLALTIAVAVCLSLLVAVTVLPAAATSWLKNIDMHDKHEHWWDKISALVMRLTDTPKQRTAWIAGLIVGPLLLVALLFPDSDYLPQGNRNLVFAFVVPPPGVNVDTLEAELGQVVAKRMQPYIEGKKSPHVDNYFFVAFHAGVFMGARAKDPDQTNQLVPLINSLIGGFPDTIAFAKRSSLFGGFGTGRSINMDIQGSNLNQLLDAAQAGFMSVMQHLPGRPPRPHPGLDLAEPELQLNPDERRVAEAGWNRSIMANVVRAMGDGLYVGDYFDGEQRLEILLRGQKWYTPEELSSIPLATPGSDVLPLGELVKLERTAGPSELRRINRRRTVTLEITPPDDMSLEQALRIIKEKVEPAVLPLLPEDGEIHYTGSADKLEQALKSMGGSFLLAIAILYLLMSALFQSFRDSLLVLLAIPLAGVGGVIILFLLNAILSLSGGYQSMDLLTMVGFIILLGLVVNNAILLVHQTRVAEREGMGRRDAVHQAVQLRLRPILMSTLTSLFGMLPLLVLPGAGTELYRGLAAVIVGGMAVSTVFTLVLLPALLRVGEEVPVGARIGAGIERLSKRVGLVWRRV; translated from the coding sequence GTGAACCTGACACGTTTATCTCTCAGCAATCCTGTGGCAGTGGTGGTGGCCGTTATCCTGGCCATTTTGTTTGGCTTGATCAGCCTGTCCCGTTTGCCTATTCAATTGACTCCGGAAGTGGAACGTCCTCAAATTACCATTTCGACGGTATGGCGGGCTGCAGCTCCCAAGGAAGTGGAATCGGAAATTGTTGAGCCCCAGGAAAATGTCCTGCGTGGTTTACCCGGTATGACCGAATTATTGGCCAAGGCACAACGCAGTCGTGGCGAAATCACCATTACCTTTGGCGTAGGGACGGACCTGCGCCGCTCTTTAATCGAAGTGATGAATCGCCTTAACCGGGTGCCGCGTTATCCCGATGATGCCGAAGAGCCGGTCATCAGTTCTATCGGTGGACGCAGTCGTGCCGTGGCCTGGTTTATCTTTAAACCGGTGCAGGGAAACGATCGCGAAATTGCCAGTTATCACGATTTTCTGGAAGAGGTGGTGCAAACCCGGTTTGAACGTGTGCCTGGCGTGGCCTTGTCTGAAGTGCGCGGCGGGCGCGAAAAGGAAGTACGCATCACGTTTGATCCCTATAAGACTGCCAGCCTGGGTATAGAGTTACCTAAAGTGGCTTCCTTGGCAGGTGGTGCCAAGGATATTTCCGGTGGTTTCGCCGATGTGGGCAAGCGCCGTTATACCGTGCGTTACGCCGGGGCTTACAAGGTGGCTGATCTGGAAAACATGGTTCTGGATTGGCGCGATGGCCAACCGGTATTATTGCGCGATGTAGCTACCGTGGAGTTGCGGTTGCGTGATCGAGACAGTTTTGTGATTCAAAACGGTGAGCGAGCCATGGCGGTAAACGCCCACCGTGAAACCGGCGTTAACATGTTGGAAGTCATGGCCGGTTTAAAACAGGCGGCGCAGGAATTGGAGCAGGGGCCGTTACAACGGGCCGGCTTGCGCATGCAGCAGGTATACGATGAGACTATCTATATACATCGTTCTATGAATATGGTGCAAACCAACCTGCTGCTCGGCATTATTCTGGCGGTCGTTGTCTTATGGTGGTTCTTTCGCCGCTTTCGCGCGACGATGATGGTTGCTATTGCCATACCCGCTTGTGTTATCTCTTCTTTTATTGTCCTGGATGCAGCCGGACGTACTATTAATGTGATTTCCCTGGCCGGTTTGGCCTTTGCCGTAGGTATGGTGTTGGATGCGGCTATTGTGGTGTTGGAAAGCATAGTGCGTTTGCGGGAAAAAGGCGTGGACAGCCAAACTGCCGCTTTGCAGGGCACTAGCAAAGTTTGGGGCGCCTTGTTGGCGTCTACGGCAACCACGGCGGCCATCTTTTTGCCCGTGGTTTTCCTGCGGGATGAGGCAGGCCAACTGTTTGCTGACCTGGCGTTGACTATTGCCGTAGCGGTATGCTTATCACTGCTTGTGGCTGTGACAGTATTACCTGCGGCAGCCACCAGTTGGCTCAAAAATATCGACATGCACGACAAGCATGAGCATTGGTGGGACAAAATCAGTGCCTTGGTGATGCGCTTGACTGACACGCCTAAGCAACGGACCGCGTGGATAGCCGGTTTAATTGTCGGGCCCTTATTGTTGGTCGCCCTGTTGTTTCCCGACAGCGATTATTTGCCCCAGGGCAATCGCAACTTGGTGTTTGCATTTGTGGTGCCTCCGCCCGGTGTTAATGTGGATACTCTGGAAGCGGAGTTGGGTCAAGTGGTGGCCAAGCGCATGCAACCCTACATTGAAGGCAAGAAGTCACCCCATGTGGATAATTATTTCTTTGTGGCCTTCCATGCCGGCGTGTTTATGGGAGCACGTGCTAAAGATCCGGATCAAACCAATCAGTTGGTGCCCTTGATTAATAGTTTGATCGGCGGATTTCCCGATACCATTGCTTTTGCCAAGCGTTCTTCCTTATTTGGCGGTTTTGGGACCGGACGCTCCATTAATATGGATATTCAGGGTAGTAACCTTAATCAGCTGCTGGATGCGGCCCAGGCGGGGTTTATGTCCGTGATGCAACATCTGCCGGGTCGGCCACCCCGCCCTCATCCGGGCTTGGATTTAGCCGAACCGGAATTGCAACTGAACCCGGACGAACGGCGTGTCGCTGAAGCCGGTTGGAATCGCAGTATCATGGCTAATGTGGTACGGGCCATGGGTGACGGACTTTATGTGGGCGATTATTTCGACGGCGAACAAAGACTGGAAATTTTGTTACGGGGTCAAAAGTGGTATACCCCGGAGGAGTTAAGCTCCATTCCCTTGGCGACACCCGGTAGTGATGTATTGCCGTTGGGTGAATTGGTGAAATTGGAGCGTACGGCAGGCCCCAGCGAGTTACGCCGGATTAACCGACGTCGCACCGTAACCCTGGAAATTACTCCTCCCGATGACATGTCTTTGGAACAAGCCTTACGTATTATCAAGGAAAAAGTGGAGCCTGCGGTTTTACCGCTGCTACCTGAAGACGGAGAAATCCACTACACCGGCAGTGCCGACAAATTGGAGCAGGCTTTAAAGAGCATGGGAGGAAGTTTTCTTCTGGCTATTGCCATCTTGTATTTATTAATGAGTGCCTTGTTTCAGTCGTTCCGAGACAGTCTTTTGGTGTTGTTGGCAATCCCTCTTGCGGGTGTGGGGGGCGTGATCATTCTGTTTTTGCTTAACGCGATTCTGTCATTATCCGGTGGCTATCAGTCTATGGATTTGTTAACCATGGTGGGGTTTATTATCCTGTTGGGTTTGGTGGTAAACAACGCCATTTTGCTGGTGCATCAAACCCGTGTCGCCGAGCGTGAGGGAATGGGGCGTCGCGATGCGGTACATCAGGCCGTGCAGTTACGTCTACGCCCCATACTCATGAGTACCTTAACCAGTTTATTCGGCATGCTGCCCTTGTTGGTGCTTCCGGGAGCCGGTACCGAACTGTACCGTGGTCTTGCGGCTGTGATTGTGGGTGGTATGGCGGTAAGTACCGTGTTTACATTGGTACTGTTACCGGCCCTGTTACGTGTGGGCGAAGAAGTCCCGGTAGGGGCCCGCATTGGGGCTGGAATAGAACGGCTTTCCAAACGGGTGGGGTTGGTATGGCGTCGGGTATAG
- a CDS encoding efflux RND transporter periplasmic adaptor subunit, with protein MLTPKHQKDPLRNFQRRRVYEITVTGVVLCLLAVLSTANFAAEEKKTRKRPPPAVVVAAAQNRDMAPVTWVSGTVISRNEARLAAEVSGRLQQVAEVGRRVVEGKAVARIDNVMVKLRLDEARAAVEREKARLEFLREEMKRLQRLAKQNNTAKTRLEQTRSDREVARNDLEIARARLQLAQEELSRHVIRAPFSGVIAERFMHPGERAAVGDDIVHLIDPEAIEVQARVPISTLGFLQEGSTLEMKADSGTLVQGTVRTLVPVGDRRSRLLDLRVEFPKGNFRVGQPLRVALPTAQARTVMAIPRDALVLRRDGTSVFRIHEGKAEKLSVSTGIASGEFIEVIGNVNAGDQVVIRGGERLRPGQAVTIINGNEI; from the coding sequence TTGTTAACACCTAAGCACCAAAAAGATCCTTTGAGAAATTTCCAACGCCGACGGGTTTACGAAATTACCGTAACCGGTGTTGTTCTATGCCTGCTGGCAGTCTTGTCTACGGCAAATTTCGCCGCTGAAGAGAAGAAAACACGTAAACGACCACCCCCGGCGGTTGTGGTTGCCGCAGCACAAAACCGGGATATGGCTCCGGTAACTTGGGTGTCCGGGACGGTGATCAGTCGTAATGAAGCCCGCTTGGCAGCCGAAGTATCCGGCCGTCTGCAGCAAGTGGCCGAAGTGGGGCGGCGGGTGGTGGAGGGTAAAGCGGTAGCTCGCATTGATAACGTCATGGTGAAGTTAAGGCTGGATGAAGCTCGGGCAGCGGTGGAGCGGGAGAAAGCCCGTTTGGAATTTCTGCGTGAGGAAATGAAACGTCTGCAACGTTTGGCTAAGCAAAACAACACCGCCAAGACGCGTTTGGAGCAAACTCGTTCCGATCGTGAGGTTGCCCGCAATGATTTGGAGATTGCGCGCGCCCGTTTGCAACTGGCGCAGGAAGAGTTGTCGCGGCACGTGATTCGGGCGCCGTTTTCCGGGGTCATCGCCGAACGCTTTATGCATCCCGGCGAGCGCGCCGCGGTGGGGGATGATATTGTGCATTTAATTGACCCCGAAGCCATCGAAGTGCAGGCTCGGGTACCCATTTCCACTTTAGGTTTCCTGCAAGAAGGCTCAACACTGGAAATGAAGGCAGACAGCGGTACCTTGGTACAGGGTACAGTACGCACTTTGGTACCGGTGGGGGATCGACGTTCCCGTCTATTGGACTTGCGAGTGGAATTTCCCAAAGGAAATTTTCGTGTCGGCCAACCTTTGCGTGTAGCCTTGCCTACGGCCCAGGCTCGCACGGTGATGGCTATACCCCGAGATGCTTTGGTTTTACGGCGAGATGGCACGTCTGTATTTCGAATCCATGAGGGTAAAGCGGAAAAATTGTCTGTTAGTACGGGTATTGCCTCCGGTGAGTTCATAGAAGTCATAGGCAACGTCAATGCCGGTGATCAGGTTGTTATTCGGGGCGGTGAACGCTTGCGTCCGGGACAAGCGGTGACCATCATCAACGGCAATGAAATTTGA
- a CDS encoding transglutaminase-like domain-containing protein, with protein sequence MSEATSKTSVLFPYPCPMGVLGVAVLLWSWYCGIWPIGVAMAILLELPRWLPFRFPLKENHFIRLANISTIILILCTTLFFVFSMQQSIFLLMQWMPLLLFLILLGQLYSSPGLLPLKAVVAVLRKPGRAQGFPQYLDLRLPYLLLVLVAGSMAAPREISFYMVSMALLFWGLWCVRPKTQSALLWLAVGMMAAAMGFFMQLGIQQLQGIVQDAGMEWFQDWSHQNPTRKSTAIGQLGRLKLSNRILMRVKSSEPGSRLLKQASYNRYYGGSWYAADTEFEQLYPVAKDRWLLTNTPPYESDKFPSVPWLQISAYLNKGEGFLALPSGSRLLQNRRTGEIWKNRFGTVQIKNAPGLLDFTVYYDDRFTTAEKTMRLDLELPRAYNQVTKAVVQELGLDRLAPQQALLKLKEYFASHFTYSLVQSEMDTIFQPIHHFLRQSRSGHCEYFATAGALILRAAGLPSRYASGYLMTEYQSSSETYLIRSRHAHAWTQVYVGNRWVDVDFTPSTWAAMEDEAAPWWESVYDVMSYGVFAVAHWWWAKPRSLWDYGLYLLLLLFAYLGVKKLRQLGLRRLLSWKPKLVRLSPHEAASHSASPFQTIITCLEIELAPRRGGETTRNWLQRICRDTNIHPKAPVLSAELVDTLMDLLQQHYQYRFHSGIHKGSEELQRGVTDWLRRYHARSTD encoded by the coding sequence ATGAGTGAAGCAACCAGCAAAACGTCCGTGTTGTTTCCCTACCCCTGTCCCATGGGTGTTTTGGGAGTGGCTGTACTGTTATGGAGCTGGTATTGCGGTATTTGGCCCATCGGTGTTGCTATGGCCATTTTGTTGGAGTTGCCACGCTGGTTACCGTTTCGTTTCCCGCTTAAGGAAAATCATTTTATTCGCCTGGCCAATATCAGTACCATTATTCTGATACTTTGCACTACCTTGTTTTTCGTATTTTCCATGCAGCAAAGTATTTTTCTTTTAATGCAATGGATGCCTCTGTTGCTGTTTTTGATTTTGTTGGGACAACTCTACAGCAGTCCGGGTTTGCTGCCCTTAAAAGCTGTAGTGGCTGTTTTACGCAAACCGGGGCGGGCTCAGGGGTTTCCTCAGTACCTGGATTTGCGACTGCCTTATTTGCTGTTGGTGTTGGTTGCAGGGAGTATGGCGGCCCCCAGAGAGATCAGTTTTTATATGGTGAGCATGGCCTTGCTTTTTTGGGGGCTGTGGTGTGTACGTCCCAAAACACAATCGGCGCTGTTGTGGTTGGCCGTAGGTATGATGGCCGCTGCCATGGGGTTTTTTATGCAGCTGGGTATTCAGCAATTGCAGGGTATTGTACAGGATGCCGGGATGGAATGGTTTCAGGACTGGAGCCATCAGAACCCTACGCGCAAATCCACTGCGATTGGGCAGTTGGGACGTTTAAAATTGTCTAACCGGATTTTGATGCGGGTAAAAAGCAGCGAGCCGGGAAGCCGTCTGCTAAAGCAGGCCAGCTATAATCGTTACTATGGCGGCAGTTGGTATGCGGCGGATACGGAATTTGAGCAACTCTATCCAGTAGCTAAGGATCGATGGCTGCTGACAAATACTCCACCCTATGAATCGGACAAATTCCCGAGCGTACCTTGGTTGCAAATCTCTGCCTATTTAAACAAGGGTGAAGGGTTTCTGGCGCTGCCCAGTGGATCCAGGTTGTTGCAAAATCGTCGTACCGGGGAGATCTGGAAGAACCGTTTCGGGACGGTGCAAATAAAAAATGCGCCGGGTCTATTGGACTTTACTGTTTACTACGACGACAGGTTTACTACGGCGGAAAAAACTATGCGTTTGGATCTGGAGTTACCACGAGCCTATAACCAGGTGACCAAGGCGGTGGTTCAGGAATTGGGTTTGGATCGCCTGGCGCCACAGCAGGCTCTGTTAAAACTGAAAGAATATTTTGCAAGTCATTTCACCTATTCCCTGGTGCAGTCGGAAATGGATACGATTTTTCAACCCATACACCATTTCTTGCGCCAATCCCGCAGCGGACATTGTGAATACTTTGCCACGGCCGGAGCGTTGATTTTGCGCGCTGCAGGCTTACCCAGTCGCTATGCTTCCGGTTATCTCATGACGGAGTATCAATCCAGCAGCGAGACCTATCTTATTCGCAGTCGCCATGCCCATGCTTGGACTCAAGTCTACGTGGGTAATCGCTGGGTCGATGTGGATTTCACCCCATCCACCTGGGCGGCAATGGAGGATGAGGCTGCACCCTGGTGGGAAAGCGTCTATGATGTCATGTCATACGGTGTTTTTGCGGTGGCACATTGGTGGTGGGCTAAACCACGGTCACTTTGGGACTATGGTTTGTATTTGCTGTTGTTACTGTTCGCTTACCTGGGTGTGAAAAAATTACGCCAATTAGGATTGCGCCGCCTCTTGTCCTGGAAACCGAAATTAGTGCGTTTATCGCCGCACGAGGCTGCGTCCCATTCGGCGTCTCCCTTTCAAACCATTATCACCTGCCTGGAGATCGAATTGGCGCCGCGCCGTGGCGGTGAAACCACTCGCAATTGGTTACAGCGGATATGTCGTGATACCAATATTCACCCCAAAGCTCCGGTGTTGTCCGCGGAGTTGGTTGATACGCTGATGGATTTGCTGCAGCAGCATTATCAATACCGGTTTCATAGCGGAATCCACAAAGGTTCTGAGGAATTGCAGCGTGGAGTGACCGACTGGCTGCGCCGCTACCATGCCCGGAGTACTGATTGA
- a CDS encoding DUF58 domain-containing protein: MTSGRAGNFQAAFRVDRWYRMHFTATGQLLIYAIVVSGVLGFDTSRNLSHQIFALLVAVLLLSMVFSRFSRPRIQCERSLPSVVTVGQAFNYQVRVHNRGSADYSDVLLVDRLEDVFPTAQELKRYNDRESRSENWFDRVVGYPRWRRLLRHKTGADAPRHIIDFLPAGQSVDLQLSMTPLRRGYVRIVSSCFAYPDPVGLFRKVFENPSEGSVLVLPKRYSVAPLKLSGKRNHHQGGVALSSSVGESGEFHGLREYENGDPLRRIHWRSWARQGKPMVKTYEDEFFVRHALVLDTCMTAGVANSPEAVFEEAVSVAASIAVNMTDQESLLDLMFVEDKAYQFTFGRGMGDTRSLLEILAGVQAGSEFSMTGLNALLAQHLSHMSSVIFVFLQWDEMRRQLVRNVRQNGIDVRVLLVCESSAAAPDVDFMSLDEPIITLTMESIEQDLLQLS, from the coding sequence ATGACATCGGGCAGAGCAGGTAATTTTCAAGCCGCGTTTCGAGTGGATCGCTGGTATCGAATGCATTTTACCGCCACCGGTCAACTGCTTATTTATGCGATTGTGGTCAGTGGCGTGCTGGGCTTCGATACCAGCCGCAATTTAAGTCATCAAATATTCGCCTTGTTGGTGGCCGTGTTACTGCTGTCCATGGTGTTCAGCCGTTTTAGCCGACCCCGAATCCAGTGTGAACGTAGCTTGCCCAGTGTGGTCACTGTGGGGCAGGCGTTTAACTACCAAGTGCGCGTACATAATCGCGGCAGTGCGGATTACAGCGATGTCTTGCTGGTGGATCGTTTGGAGGACGTGTTTCCCACGGCGCAGGAGTTAAAGCGCTATAATGACAGAGAGTCCCGTAGTGAGAACTGGTTCGATCGGGTGGTGGGTTACCCGCGCTGGCGCCGTTTATTACGTCACAAAACCGGCGCGGATGCTCCGCGGCACATCATTGATTTCTTACCGGCCGGTCAAAGTGTAGATCTGCAATTAAGTATGACGCCTTTGCGGCGTGGCTATGTGCGTATTGTCAGCAGTTGTTTTGCCTATCCCGATCCTGTGGGTTTGTTTCGCAAGGTTTTTGAAAACCCTTCTGAAGGCTCTGTTTTGGTCTTGCCCAAACGCTATTCCGTCGCCCCCTTGAAGCTGTCCGGTAAACGCAACCATCACCAGGGCGGTGTTGCCCTCAGTTCCTCGGTGGGTGAGTCGGGTGAGTTTCACGGTTTGCGTGAGTATGAAAACGGTGATCCTTTGCGACGTATCCATTGGCGCAGTTGGGCAAGGCAGGGTAAGCCCATGGTGAAAACCTATGAGGATGAGTTCTTTGTGCGGCACGCCCTGGTGTTGGATACCTGTATGACAGCCGGTGTGGCGAACAGTCCTGAAGCTGTATTTGAAGAGGCGGTGAGTGTGGCCGCCTCAATTGCCGTAAACATGACAGACCAGGAGTCCTTATTGGACCTGATGTTTGTGGAAGATAAGGCCTATCAGTTTACCTTTGGTCGGGGCATGGGCGATACCCGTTCTTTGTTAGAAATTCTCGCCGGTGTGCAGGCAGGATCGGAGTTCTCCATGACCGGGCTCAATGCATTGCTGGCGCAACATTTGTCGCACATGAGCAGCGTGATCTTTGTGTTTTTGCAATGGGATGAGATGCGCAGGCAGTTGGTTCGCAATGTTCGGCAAAATGGAATTGATGTGCGGGTATTATTGGTTTGTGAGAGTTCCGCGGCGGCTCCGGATGTTGATTTTATGTCTCTGGACGAACCGATCATCACCTTGACAATGGAATCCATCGAGCAGGATTTACTGCAGTTGTCATGA
- a CDS encoding MoxR family ATPase: MGDNKMATVAPIKESHNIYTRVLDNIRSVISGKDAALRKLLAAFFTGHHVLLEDVPGTGKTTMAKALAGSMSCDFQRIQFTPDLLPSDIVGVSVYNQQEQSFQFHRGPVFSQILLADEINRASPRTQSALLEAMAEQQVSADGKRYDLDEVFFVIATQNPVESHGTYPLPEAQMDRFGLQFSLGYVTPEQEVAMLTAQAQKHPLTQLQQCADRSDVLLLRTAIKAVQVSEAIKNYIVNLVASTRQVQGVKVGASFRASMTLMQTAQALALFEGQEFVTPEHVQELAVAVLAHRLSLDPQSRFSGRDGRAVVQEILQSTLPPL; the protein is encoded by the coding sequence ATGGGTGATAACAAAATGGCTACCGTGGCACCAATAAAGGAGTCCCACAATATTTATACGCGGGTATTGGATAATATTCGCAGCGTCATCAGCGGTAAAGATGCGGCACTGCGTAAATTGCTGGCAGCATTTTTTACCGGGCACCATGTGTTGCTCGAGGATGTACCCGGGACCGGTAAAACGACCATGGCCAAGGCACTGGCCGGTTCCATGAGTTGTGATTTTCAGCGTATCCAGTTTACGCCGGATTTACTGCCTTCCGACATAGTGGGGGTGTCGGTTTATAACCAGCAAGAGCAAAGTTTTCAGTTTCATCGTGGCCCGGTATTCAGTCAAATTCTGTTGGCTGATGAAATCAATCGCGCCTCCCCACGAACCCAGTCAGCCTTATTGGAAGCCATGGCGGAGCAGCAAGTCAGCGCAGATGGAAAACGTTACGATCTGGATGAGGTGTTTTTTGTCATCGCCACCCAAAATCCGGTGGAATCTCACGGCACCTACCCCTTACCTGAAGCGCAAATGGATCGTTTCGGGCTGCAATTTTCCTTGGGTTATGTGACCCCGGAGCAGGAAGTGGCCATGTTAACCGCGCAGGCCCAAAAACATCCTTTGACACAGTTGCAACAGTGCGCCGATCGCAGCGATGTTTTGTTGCTGCGTACTGCCATTAAAGCCGTGCAAGTGAGTGAGGCGATCAAAAATTACATTGTCAATCTTGTGGCGTCAACTCGACAGGTTCAGGGCGTCAAAGTGGGGGCCAGTTTTCGGGCATCCATGACATTGATGCAAACCGCACAAGCGTTGGCCTTGTTCGAAGGTCAGGAGTTTGTGACCCCGGAACATGTGCAGGAACTGGCGGTAGCGGTTCTGGCGCATCGCTTGAGTCTGGACCCGCAAAGTCGTTTCAGCGGCCGCGACGGTCGCGCGGTGGTACAGGAAATTTTACAAAGCACACTTCCACCCTTATAG
- a CDS encoding DUF427 domain-containing protein, with protein sequence MKAMWKNTVIAQSQSTVELEGNHYFPAVSVDQQYLRESQTQSTCPWKGRASYYHILVDGETNTDAAWYYPEPKAEAAQITDHIAFWRGVQIISD encoded by the coding sequence ATGAAAGCGATGTGGAAAAATACTGTTATTGCTCAAAGTCAATCCACGGTGGAGTTGGAGGGCAACCATTACTTCCCCGCCGTGTCGGTGGATCAACAATACCTGCGCGAAAGTCAAACCCAAAGCACCTGTCCCTGGAAGGGCCGAGCATCCTACTACCACATTCTTGTTGACGGCGAGACCAATACCGACGCCGCCTGGTACTACCCGGAACCCAAAGCCGAAGCCGCACAGATCACAGACCATATCGCCTTCTGGCGCGGTGTGCAAATCATCTCGGATTAA
- a CDS encoding CPBP family intramembrane metalloprotease — MPSTTDLIVVLIFAVLFPALSAYSYPKMKLVLARNLPGVRSKAYMEAMTWLWLLATLAAGNWIYQDRELIDLGLGWNSQQPFWTSLVLVAIAAAYLLRTALRTNQDSKLRSRMLRKIHKVKEILPINKREFQLFIPVSITAGICEEFLFRAYLLWFLQQQLNPVLAVLIASLLFGLAHSYQGIKGCFQTMAIGMVLCGLYLYSGSLWPCILLHALIDVYAGYVGWKVLAENASSNEFTEV, encoded by the coding sequence ATGCCGTCAACCACGGACCTTATCGTTGTACTGATATTTGCAGTGCTGTTCCCGGCGCTCTCCGCTTATTCCTACCCAAAAATGAAACTGGTCCTGGCGCGCAATCTTCCCGGGGTGCGCAGTAAAGCCTATATGGAAGCCATGACGTGGTTATGGCTGCTGGCCACTCTGGCTGCCGGAAACTGGATCTACCAAGATCGAGAACTCATTGATCTGGGCTTGGGTTGGAATTCACAGCAACCGTTTTGGACAAGTTTAGTACTGGTAGCCATCGCCGCTGCATACCTATTGCGAACCGCTCTGCGCACGAACCAAGACTCGAAGCTACGCTCGCGTATGCTACGCAAAATACATAAGGTCAAAGAAATACTGCCTATCAACAAAAGGGAATTTCAACTGTTTATCCCCGTATCGATTACCGCAGGGATATGTGAGGAATTCCTGTTTCGGGCCTATTTACTCTGGTTCTTACAGCAACAGCTGAATCCGGTCTTAGCCGTGCTCATCGCCTCATTGCTGTTCGGTCTGGCACACAGCTATCAAGGCATTAAAGGTTGTTTTCAAACCATGGCCATTGGCATGGTCTTGTGTGGTTTGTATCTCTACAGCGGCTCATTGTGGCCATGCATCCTATTACATGCACTTATCGATGTGTACGCCGGGTATGTGGGTTGGAAAGTGTTAGCCGAGAATGCGTCTTCAAACGAGTTCACGGAAGTTTAG
- a CDS encoding urease accessory protein UreD — MDTGLAPSKTPQSNLSTPSASGWLAKLELGFAYKNTKTVVRHRHHQGPLLIQKPFYPEGPVCHAILLHPPAGVVAGDHLHLQIQVDSKAHALITTPGANKLYRSEGDTAHIEQHFHIADDGILEWLPQETIAFSDCQVQSNTHIHLQKGSKFLGWEITCLGRPAGEQFFSQGLYRQNLNVMCADKPLVLERNRFQAGPLLQQAWGLNGHYCSGSLFAYPATAELLQTAREIPCPQHCQTGITLLEDTLVCRILSPQAETARRYFTALWQSLRPQLLQRTATIPRIWAT, encoded by the coding sequence ATGGATACCGGTTTAGCACCCTCAAAAACACCCCAAAGCAACCTTTCAACCCCGTCAGCGTCCGGTTGGCTTGCCAAACTGGAGCTGGGTTTTGCTTACAAAAATACGAAAACCGTGGTTCGCCACCGCCACCATCAAGGCCCGTTGCTCATACAAAAACCGTTTTATCCCGAAGGCCCCGTATGCCATGCCATTTTGCTGCACCCGCCTGCAGGAGTGGTTGCCGGAGACCACTTACATCTACAGATACAAGTGGACAGCAAGGCCCATGCACTCATCACCACGCCGGGCGCCAACAAACTGTATCGCTCCGAGGGCGACACGGCCCACATCGAACAACACTTTCATATTGCCGACGACGGTATTCTGGAATGGCTGCCCCAGGAAACCATTGCCTTTAGCGACTGCCAGGTGCAAAGCAACACCCATATACATTTACAAAAAGGCTCAAAATTTTTGGGTTGGGAAATCACCTGTCTGGGTCGCCCCGCTGGTGAACAGTTTTTTTCCCAAGGACTGTACCGGCAAAACTTAAATGTGATGTGCGCAGACAAACCCCTGGTATTGGAACGTAATCGTTTTCAAGCCGGGCCGTTGCTACAACAAGCCTGGGGGTTGAATGGTCATTATTGCAGCGGTTCCTTGTTTGCCTATCCGGCCACAGCAGAACTGTTACAAACCGCCAGAGAGATACCGTGTCCGCAACACTGCCAAACCGGCATTACATTGCTGGAGGACACACTGGTGTGCCGCATTCTAAGCCCGCAAGCCGAAACGGCACGACGTTACTTCACCGCGCTATGGCAAAGCCTACGTCCGCAACTGCTGCAACGCACAGCGACAATACCAAGAATCTGGGCAACTTAG
- the ureA gene encoding urease subunit gamma has product MELSPREKDKLLLFTAALLAERRKARGLKLNYPEAVAYISAAILEGARDGRSVADLMSYGSTLLSSEDVMDGIAEMIPEVQVEATFPDGTKLVTVHNPIC; this is encoded by the coding sequence ATGGAATTATCACCACGAGAGAAAGACAAACTGCTGTTGTTTACGGCCGCCCTGTTGGCCGAGCGCCGTAAAGCCAGGGGCTTAAAACTCAACTACCCGGAAGCGGTGGCCTATATTTCCGCCGCCATTTTGGAAGGGGCCCGCGATGGTCGCAGCGTGGCCGATTTGATGAGTTACGGCAGCACCCTGCTCAGCAGTGAAGATGTAATGGACGGTATCGCGGAGATGATTCCTGAAGTTCAGGTGGAAGCTACCTTTCCCGATGGCACCAAACTGGTGACGGTGCACAATCCTATCTGTTGA